gagtaaccgagtgatgttataattaaatagcggaaatataatgaacgttactcacggaaactattactttaaatacgaaagattatgttttttaaaaaaaaaaaaaaaaaacggtgttaaaattaaatttaacggaaaaacgcgggatgttacaataactctattaataataataatattattattaataataatttttattaataataatgatatttataataatcttatcacttttagtaaaagtgataatattaataatattaatggtaataataattattaataataataatattaataatattgagagtaataatacttgtaaatgaggATAAAtgatatattaaaaatgatattaatattaatattaatataacgaattaataataatgaataatagttcgtgaatcgtcggaatttgttcGAAGTTAAATGAGATCATATAatgattttgtttaaattttgtcagaaattttcgggttgtcacacgttCTATGCGTGATATATGTCGTCAATCCAATCCTGATAGTATGGATACTCTCTTTGGGGTAAAACAGTTGTGTTTGGTGGTGACTTTAGACAAATATTACATgttatttaaaaaggtaaaaaagaATATATAGTAGATGCATCTCTAAATTCTTCCTATTTGTGAGATTATGTTACTGTTTTAAAACTtacagttaacatgagattatgtggTATTGAAACTGATGTCAATACTAGAAGTTTTGCTCAATTGATACTTGACATAGGCAACGGTGATGTCGGTGAATCTGAAGTCGGAGTTTTTGATATTGAAATTCTACAAGATCTTTTGATAACAGATCTTGATGATCCAGTTGGTTTGATCATCTCAACTATTTATCCAGATTATCTTTTTAATTTTGGCAATCCAGAATATTATCAGCAACGTGCAATTCTTGCTCCAACTCATGAAGTAGTTAACCTCATTAATGATAGAATGATGTTGTGTTTGGAAGGAGAAGAAAGTTCATATTTGAGCTCAGACAGTATATGTGCGTCACAGAGAGACGCTGACTTTAATAATGAACCATACACTACCTATTTCCTAAATAGCATTGAAGTTGGTGGTTTACCAAACCACAATCTGAGGCTCAAAATTGGTGTACAAGTTATGTTACTTCGAAATATAGATCAGGCAGGAGGTTTGTGTAACGGTACACGTTTACAAGTTGTGCACTTAGGAGGAAAAATCATCAAAGCAAAATTTTTAACCGGCTCAAACGTGGGGAAGATTACAGCTTTATCACGTATGCTTATCGTACCGACGGACAAGAGAATACCTTTCAAATTTCAAAGAAGACAATATCCATTGTTGGTGTGCTtttcaatgacaataaataaaagtcaagGACAATCACTATCGCGTATCGGTTTATTTCTTCCAAAACCGGAGTTTAGTCATGGACAACTATACGTTGCACTATCTCGGGTTACTAATCGGCAAGAAATCAAGATATTAATCTTAGACAAGGATAACAAACTATCCAACACAACAAAAAATGTGGTATAAAAAGAAGTCTTGCAACACTTATAGACttaattgaagaaatgttttaaaaaaaatttatttgtatGATATCTTTGAACTATTATGTATGTATAATGTTTTTTTAGAAATATTTGAATTATGTTACATTATTATGATTTCCACCAAGTATAATCTAATTTTTAAATATGTTTCATTCATATCAGATATGTGACAAAAATTGTATAAGTTTTCATgtgatgttactaatattatatgTACGGTATCTTAGAAATAATATGAATTCCAACGTGCAACGCACTGACtccaaaacctagtatatatatatatatatatatatatatataaaataaaaaagtgAAAAACAATAAGAAAATACATGGTACGGAGTAGACATTACATATACTCCGTACAAAGAGTTTACAAAACGTAAATGAAATGTCGCACGCTAGCACTAGATGGTGGGGTAGGTGAGAGGGGTTGGTGAAATTGAACCCCACCGTCGACTGTATAATGCATGACACATTGTATAAACCACGAGCGCAATGAAGTCCACATCAGGGCTACGCTAGCAGTCCTTAATATTGCAATACAACAATAAGCCTTCAATGAAAAGTAGTGAAAGGCTCctagtttgttttcttgtttgtctggATTTGCTTGTTTATGTAATGTTTTCGGAGTTTTTTTATCGGTTGTTGAAAGACACCTAATTTCTACTACGTAATTCAATTTTGCTTTCTTGCCAAAGAAAATGAAAATTTGTGAACGGAATTATttttccttttttaaaaaaaaaatattattagaaTTGTCTGTATACATAAAAAAGAGGAAGTATATTTGGATGAATTGAGAATAATTTACACTTGAATCTTATTTTATTCTTCTGAAATTTTTTCCCATAAAGTGTTTACAGAAACATTTATGAAACTATATATAATTTCATATTTTAAatgataaatatataaaactttacCTCTAAAAGTCAATGTTTTTATGACGTTTTGTTTTAGATGCACTTCCGTTACGTTGGAATTTTTCAGCAAAGGGTTGGAAATCAATAGCATCCTATGTCCCATTTGTCATAAGGATTTGTTTTTTTGATTGCACGGTGGCGTTTGACATTTGGAGAAAGGTTAAATTATGGCTTGATTTCAACTTACCTCCGTTTTCTTCATGGGACGACGTCAAGACTTGGATCGAGGGTTACCAAGCTTTGCTTCGTGCAAGGATCATATCATCTCGGTCATAGCTACTCTTCTTCGAGTGTTATGGCGATTCAGGAAAGAGACTGTTTTTAACGAGCCGAGTTTTAGTAGAAATAGTTTTTTGATGTaattaatttttttcttcttcgATGGCTTAAAAATAGAAGTTGTGTAGTTTCAAATTAGAACCTATGGCCTCAAAAGCCGTTGTAATTTCTCTCTTAGCGTCTTGCTATGAAACATTTTTATATAATAGTccgttaaaaaaataaaataaaatgcataCATCTTTTCATCATTTTTTTAGTCAAAACAATTTAGAAGATACTGTTGGCCTTTAAATTCTTTATACTCATTCCGTACAATTTATTTGAAATAATCCAAATGTAAAATTTAAAAGTAATTTAAGAAAAAGTCGTAGCCATTGATGTAGTCATTTAAGTTTATTATATTGGAAGAGAACATGAAGGTCAATCAAATAATGACGCCTTTGTAAATTTTTTATATTCATAAGTCGGTGGCGGAGCTTTATTAGAATAAGAGGGGCTTTCGATCTTTCAAAAAGTAGAGCTTTATTAGGACAAGAGGGGCTTTCGACCCTTCAAAAATTCAATAAGTAATGAGATTTTGTAGCCTTTGAGTTACTGACGTCTAGCTTTTGAATCACTAAATCGGAGTTTGTGTGAAGAAGATATGGCGAAAATGATGAAGGCTTGCGGATTTTGATTTCATTAATAATTTACTTCATTCTTCCATATCTCTCGAGCGTTTTTAACTtaaaatcaacctaaaatcaaagTTTATTGAAGTTAACTTAGATGATATGCAATTATGATCGATATCGTTACCCAAAATgtgtttaaaatatacaattttgTCACACGTTAGACAAAATTTGGCCCCTAACTATTATGCTCGAGCACCGCCACTACTTCAAGTTGCAATTAATGGTAACGGCATTGCATTTTTAGTAGtgacattttaataataaatcaaACTACCAGATTCTATGATAGTATTACGATCCATCGTTCATCTTTTTCACTCAGTGTGAATTCGATTTTTTTTTAGATGTTTGTACAACATAAAACTGAATAATTAAAATGCCATAACAAAGCGTCTGTAGCTCAGTGGATAGAGCGTCTGTTTCCTAAGCAGAAGGTCGTAGGTTCGACCCCTACCTGACGCGAAACTTCATATTTTTTGTTTGGTTATGGTTTTTATTTTCATATGCTGGCTGAACTGAAAATTAGTTCTTGAATAGAACGACCATTACACACATGGCAAATATTAAGCCGGTATACATAAATACAAACACATGGACTACGGTAGTTGTGACAATTATTGAGATCAAAATGCCAGAGCAAGGAGAAAAAAGCTAATTAAGCGGTTTCATATCTTTTAAAcataagaaaataaaaataagattacATCCCAAAGTAAGAATCTTTTTAAACATAAATTCTGAAATTCTCCAAAATAAGAACTCATATAAACTAGCAAATTACCTACTTTTTCTAGAATTACTAACTTCACGTTTCACAACAGCCACAAACCCAGCCTTAATCGGAGCAACAGTACGACGTGAACCAGTCTGCACAGCAAATAAACAGTCAAAAAAATATGGTATTGTCTCAGTTgatataaaaatgtaacttataactaTAAATTTATAAGCAAACAATAAACACAATGAGAAATAAACAGTTTAAAGTATAAACAGCAAACCTTTTCGCATAAGAGGAAGCAAAGACGATTTTCCCTTGAAAGAATTGTTTGTGCACTCTTGCAACAATTGCAAATCACATACTCATCTGTAAATAAAAACTTAAATCAGCATTCATATATACCAAAAACCAAATCCACATTTGAGTTCATACATAATAcaatacataatacataataattattaaaagaTTAAAAAAGTTACTTACTGACGTATCGCCTTAATAGTCCTTCAAAAGTTCTTGGCGAAAATAGTCCCTTCACTACCAATCTTTGTTTACCATCAATAGATCCACTCGTACCCAATTCAGCTAGCATAAAACTCATAACATGATCTGGCAGCCTACGCATACTGAAAAGCACAAAACAATAACTTAGCAAACAACATATTATACTATTAAATCCACCTCTGCAACTAATTAATTAATAGAAAATAATAGCCATACGATTTGCAATTTTCAATGAAATTCACAAAAACAGTCTTCTTAGTTCCTTCACGAAGTACTTGTGCTGGCCTCAGGGTGGCTTTCGGCCTATCAGCCGCAAGCTCGGGATTATTCTCACTCAGATTACGGAAGACTCTGTCTAAAAGCTGAAAGAAAATAAACATATTTATTGAATTTATAGAATTGAACAAAAGTGTACATATccatataatttaattataattataatactcgaGAGAATTGTGTACCTCCTCATACGTATAGTCACGATCATGATCATTACGTCCCAATGGAACTCCTTCTTGCCTGTTTTCTTCACCTGCAttttctttatcatcatcatcatcaagatgaTCTGTCTGTTGCTCTTGAAAGACaaccttctttttcttcttctttttggtGGGGTCAAATGGTGCCAGCTACATTATGGTTTACAAATAAATAGAAAATTAGAAATAGCAACAATATATATGAGTAATTAACTTCTATTCGGAGTGGCCAAAACATATTAGTTGTGTCAATTTAGCAAATGGCAACACATAATCACCAAATTTTAGTATTTCAGGGGTTTTCTTTCCTAATTTTTATTACAGTGGAAtctaattattaattgttattacaggggaatataattattgttataggTGTTATTTATTAAACTAATGATGATATCAAAACATACCATAAATTCAGTAGTAATAGTTCTAATAGGACAATATTATACACCATCATTATTATACAGATGTGTTGGTCTCAATTTTTCACCTAAAATTAGATACAATTGAATACAAACCCTAAGCATAAAATCTAAcagatgatataaaaaaaaaaaaaaaaggatcaaATGACAGTATGACACTTACATTAGTCGTTGAATCCTCCATCTTAAGTTGTTGAATGTTTTCTTCTGCCATGGTTAACAAAATCTAAACACACACTAATTCACAATTATCAGTCAAACAGGAAGAAAAAAAAACTGAATCAATAAGTTAACACATAAATAAACACaaacaaataataatatattaatgaaGATTATATCAATCAACAGATGAACAAAAAGCATAACAACAGATCGAATCGAATATTTACCTAAAATTGATGAATGCGTAACTCAAATCTGTAACGTATTTAGGCTTTAACGTACTCCTTTATAACGCAACAGTTCGATTTATTATAACTAGTGACGTTTTTTATCTTCGAATTTTTTTAGTGGAAATTCTCTTTGGTTTGAAGGAATTGAAATAATGATCAATGAGAGGCCATAAACCATTTATAGGAGCAGGAACCGATTTGTAAGATAACTTGGCCTCCAAGTTTAACTTGGGGCCCAAGTCCAGACAAAATTAATACATAATTCAACTATTAACGTATCCAAACAATTTTAAGATAAAAAATATGAGCAATATCCGTATTTTTCTACATATAAACGAATGGATGTtacattaaaaaatataaaaaaaaggacCATAATTCCCCATTTTTCTAGGCCCATGAATGTTTTATATTCATGTACTAGGCCAATAGCCCATGAAAATTCACAACCCATTATTCCTAATGGTGCAGGCGTGCAGCCCACTCGAGTCTCGACCACTCATCTCTAAAAGAAAAGCAAGTGCAACTTGTATATTTTGATGCTTGGTATGTTATTACAATTTGGGGTGCATAAAAGTATCTAAAAATGATTAAAATTCGCAAGAGAACTCAAGCTATAACCAAAATTTTATTAGTTAAATCAAGTACATATGTTGATAATAATTCTATTGaatattttgaaaaatttactaaagTTGTTTTTTGAATGTTGTTATGACCCTCAAATTTGATAATGCTACATTCGAAAAAATGTCCCAATTGACTCACTATGACGACTAAAGTGATGATAAAGTTGCATGTTGCTTGACTAAGTGATCCTTTTCTGTATGAAACATTTAGTTTTATTTATGTAAAAGAGCTTCGAAAATCGAGGAAATTGGTTGTGTGTCGTGCAACTATGACATTGAATCTGTACAACATGTTTTGTTCGTTTGTAATGTAGCGGACGAGTTATGGCGGAAGGTTAGAGTGTGAATTGATATGCCTTTGCCCATTTTTTTTTTCAGTTGGTTTGAGGTGAGTTCTTTGTTCGATGGATGACGAGCAAGTGAAGATTTGAAGGCTAAAATGTACGTGATTATTGCAGCTATACTTTGGCTTGTTTGACGATACTAAAACGGTGTGATTTATTTCCGGTGAACTTATGAAGAATGCTCTTGTATTTGGTTCCATTTCTAATTTTTTGTTTTTATAGATTACTAGTAGAGGAAAATTTGATGTAAGTTGAAACGATTGGCTTGTAAAGTTGGTTTAATAAGGTCGTTAAATAAAAGAGAGTTCCatttttccgtttatttattttagATTGTCTAGAAATAAAGTGTGAACATTTGTTGTTGGAAAAATAGATTGAAAATAAAATTGGGGACTAGTGCGTGGGCTGTGATCCAGTAAGCCGCTGAAGTCACATTTATTTGGGTAAGGTCCAGGGCCGTCCAGTCTTGTTTCATTTGAATCATTgcatgtctcaatcatgaaataaAAGTAGGTTAAATTCCACCGACTTTTAGGAATTCTACGTCAGTATGTCACGTGTCttttttaacgacaaaatttaacaTATATAATCTCCTTAAAGCAAGACGCTAAAGAGCAAACTTAAGAGGCCACGTAACTAAATATTGATCTCTATGTCACGTATTCAAACAAATTTAATTGTCAAATGCAACTACTATTAGATTTCTGGTACTCTTTTACAACATTTTCAGTTTTCAACAGTAGGCAAGCGTTTAACACCTCAAAATTGCAAAGAAATCTAAATCATTTACTAGAGGGAGATACATGTAATGTATAACATCCATCATTAGAAGATGGAGTTTTTTTGGCTTAGTGTCGcctactttatatttttttttgacaaaaaaactAAAAACTTAAATAGAACTTAGACATTTCACAAAAAGTGAAAGAGTCATGCTTCAAAGGAAATATGGAGTAATACTCTAGTGATCACGGAGGTGGTTAATACCGCTCTGGATGATGCCGACAACTTACCTTAAAAAAATTACTCTATCTTGGTACTTATAGTTATGTTTCCTTCAAGGATCTCCGCGCTTAAGAAGGTATCGTTTGGTCACTGCTTCATTGGATACTATTTCAAGACGTgtgttttgtatttttatataaatataaatatattttagtgTAACTTTCAGGTTTAGTGTTTTTGCAAGCAAAACATCATAATATATCCTACGAGCTTTGCATTCAACTAGTTTTGGGATCCGCGCTATCCAGCGGATTTTGTATTAATTGTGTTAACGATATGAGGTAAGATGAAATGGTGATTAAAGTTGAAGTCTGCATTTTACATAATAGGATGCTATCACTGGTCACATATACTTTTCGATAAAAAAAGATTTTCAAAAGTTGAGAGTGCTACATCTTTGCTTGCTAATCTTTTATTTCACTTGGTTTGGTTGTCGTTGGATCCTGCATAAATGTTACAATTGTCAGTATTGCAATATGATGTCAGGTGTTTTTCGGTGGATAACTTGGTCAATGAAGAGTGATCTTTTTGTGCCGGTGTGACTTTACTCGTATTGAAATGTCTTGCGATGGAGTATCAGTGAATGAGGTGTGGTGGTACTTCTGTTTTTGGTCACTAAAGAGTGATCTTTTTGGTTATGTCTCGTTGCGATGAATCATTACATACGTTCAAAAATCTATACACCTGTAGTGAAACACAACTAAACATTTTAATGAAACACATTTTCACACAAACATGTAACATAAAATGCACAgccttgtgttgtagctcatgtgatAGTGGCATTCTTCTTTTAgcgagaggtcgggagttcgactCCCGTGAGGTGCATCATTGCACACAAGGTTACCCCTTAACCCTTGAATCCCACCCAAGCCTTCCGCATATTGCATTGCGGGGGCACTGGGGGAGGGGGTTTTATCGCCCATGCTCTCGGATTGGGACGGGATTCCCCCTGGACAGCAATTGGGGGCGGGGgtatgcaactacgggagatgaacgcgtgagtggttcAAATCTTCTTATCTTTCGAAATATACTATCAATTACAGAAAACAAATTTAACAGCAGCACAAACTTTTAAATGCAATTAGAGAGAAAAAACAGAAATGGCATATTTGAACCTCAAATAACACAAACAACACAAAATAACCTACATCATGAAAACATGAcacatattataaatataattaaaataatacacCTGAGATCAACATAAAACTAAAAAGGCAAATAGAACACAAAAGAATAACAGAAAAGAAACCCTAATTTGTACCAACATAATGTGACGGCGGAACATTTTAGGGACAAAAGGGGTAtccgcccccccccccccccccccccttcaattttgaaaaaaaaaaaaattttactaaaaaaaaaaagaaaatgaaaaaataaggttttttttagtgtttaccccctTCGATTAGTTTCGCCCCTCTCGAGTCggattcaagttccgccactgataATGTCGATTCAATATAATCACGGAAAACCCTAGCATCTGTCGACATATTCATGATCAGTTGATTCAAAAGAATAACAGAAACGAAATAGGTTTTCCATAAATCGGTTCGACGATTTATGAGTGGATGAATCTCCAATtatatttgaaaaatcaagatcttcCCATTATGAATGTGATAGAAGCTGCGAGACCTACAAGATGGTAGAATAATAAATGAGGAAGGCGTAACTTTTTTTATGGATCAGGTCAAAAACATAAACGGTTTCTACGGCCAGGGGCGGAGCTGGGAATTGTTGTTAAGGGTGGCCCGAGTCATTAAGACAGACAAATTTTTTATGGCTCTCAAAATTTAAAAAGATTATTGTTTAAAATGGTACAAAAATCACATACGAATGGCATATTACAAAATTTCTTATTCAAACTTATATTAGTATTttcaactaattttataaaatagTTTACCAGTAACCATTTTTAATACGTACATCCTTTATTACCTAAAATTTGAATGCTGAAATATATCTCCTATATTTATTACTACATATTACCTTTAAAATGAAGATTAAATGACATATATGAAATTTGATGGGCTAAAAATCATGTATGTAGTAATAGTTGAGGGGTCGAAAACATAAAATGAGAAAAGGACAGAGGGAGTATCATCTCTCCTAACTCAAATCTCCAAATTTACATCTCAAACTCACCTGCAACTGTTTAAAATCGCTAGCTTCTCTATCAACAACTCAAAACTTTTACCATTAAAACACATATAGGTATCGATTAATCTACTAGAGTTGAGGGTGGCTAAGCACCCACAAGCCACCCTACTAGCTCCGCCCCTGTCTACGGCAGAAACCCGTTAAATTAGCCAATTAAATGTGTCAATCAGTACGTGATTTAGGATGTATAAAAGTGGGCGTAATGTCATTCATTTCGGTGTATTTGTAATAATGTTTGAACATTTCCTAGATTAATCAAAAGGTTTCATAATTTATTTTTCTTGTTTTacgcaaaaatataaataaataataaataataaaatattcaaTATTATGTGTTGATGATAGTAACTTTATGTACGTATCTACGTGTATATGTTGTTCACCGTCTATATTTGTGATATGTGACTCTTTGCGAGTTAATAAAAGAAGAGCatcattaatgtcaaaataatattgCGTAATGTTATAAACTATACTTTATATtttgtcattttatatatatatatatatatatatatatatatatatatatatatatatatatatataagtataaatataaatataaatatttaatattaatataaagtttATAGTGGAGGTATGAAAGGAGGGCGTGGTTAATGGTATAACCCCAATTTAGGAACGTCCACATAAAATTTTTGTTGGTCACCAAACATCAAAAGTGGATCTTATTAAATCTGCTTTGACCTCACACCGCCACTCATGGTTGGCCGTTTCCAGTTTGATTATACTTCGTCTTAATTCATGACTTTTATTTCACTAAATACTATTCCTTCCGTCTCATAATTATtgtcatatttgactttttctacTCTTATATTAACGACTTTGACTATAATTTTAGTtcgttatgttatataacattcgATGAAAGATATATTAATGAAAACTCTTTTAAAAACTCAATTCATTCTCATAAATTtcttcaaatattatataacacaaattaacatatttaaagtcaaagtttaaGAACAAATACCGAAAAAAGTCAAACAGGACAATAATTATGAAACGGGGGGTATTAATAGTTTTCTTTACATAGTTTTGATGAAATGACGTTTGTAATAAATTTTtcgttatttatgtaatattaataattaataaattagttTTCACATATATTACCGTTTAGAAAAATTTCATTATCAATTTatactttttatttactttatgtttattcatttatttttcattttatatGCACAAAGTATGTTATTTAAATAAAGATATActctaaaatttttatataaagaaTAAAAGAATAATACAATGAGTTCATAAGCAATCAAAAGTTAAAACAACCCTTGACGCTCCCCAAAGCCCTAAGAAACGAATTAAAGAGCAACAAAAACCAAGCTCAACATGAACCACAATTAAAACAAAAGCTACTAACGTGATTAGTGAATATCCCATACAGTCATTAGCCGCTTCACTTCAGATAAGAGTAGGGAGTTTCAAACAAACCGTGAAAACAATCACTTCAAACACCTGGTCAACATTCTAAACCTTCTTCGTAAAGAAGCGATTGTTCCTTTCTTATCATAGAAAATAAACTGGAGTTACAAAAAGAAGCTTAACAACAAACACTGTAGAATACATCAAATGAGCAATCGGGGAGATCATTCAACGAAGTTCTTGTTGGTTATAATTTTAGTTAGAAGAAATGGGTATGGTTGCTTTGTATTTgtgaatggatgttatcccacatcgATGGGAGGAAGAAGTGAGagggggtgacttggttataaaaggagtgttaagcctcacttccaaattgcaccaatcaatacactttaagtatttgatcaaTGATTAGCCAAAATATTCATATAAATTTGATAAGAATCGAaaaatttatatacatacatatacatttcggcatgtgtatatatatatatatatatatatatatatatatatatatatatataaagagagagaAATAAGTACAAAATAAATTAAGAAATTTATCAACAATATTTctaaaagtttttaaaaaaataaaaataaataaataaataaaaaaataatacttttgctttttaattaaaaattataaagatAAAATCTCACTTTTGTTATTTTAtttcatgacctaacatttaataatttttatttttaaaatcccattatcaaaccaactaaaacttaaaatattttttttttctttttattattttattctttttacctaattttttcaagtataaataccacatcatttctcattcaaactcacaccaatatatatatatatatatatatatatatatatatatatatatatatatataaagagagagaAATAAGTACAAAATAAATTAAGAAATTTATCAACAATatttctaaaagttttaaaaaaataaaaataaataaataaataaataatacttttgctttttaattaaaaattataaagatAAAATCCCACTTTTGTTATTTTAtttcatgacctaacatttaataatttttatttttaaaatcccattagcaaaccaactaaaacttaaaatatttttttctttttattattttattctttttacctaattttttcaagtataaataccacaccatttctcattcaaactcacaccaaaatttctttcAATCTCTCTAAATCTCTCTACTCTCTATATCTCtccataattagtagtattattaatattatgtattatacataaaatactacgacggattgATGTTTGGgtaatttcaaaacgggtttttaaatgggttaaagctaaggaaattatggattatagctaaggaggttataagTATGGTGATGTTAGCGAAGCTATGTCAACAAGATTAGGATGATATAATTCTCGTcacttttaaaattattattactattatt
The window above is part of the Rutidosis leptorrhynchoides isolate AG116_Rl617_1_P2 chromosome 1, CSIRO_AGI_Rlap_v1, whole genome shotgun sequence genome. Proteins encoded here:
- the LOC139882826 gene encoding eukaryotic translation initiation factor 2 subunit beta-like, whose protein sequence is MAEENIQQLKMEDSTTNLAPFDPTKKKKKKKVVFQEQQTDHLDDDDDKENAGEENRQEGVPLGRNDHDRDYTYEELLDRVFRNLSENNPELAADRPKATLRPAQVLREGTKKTVFVNFIENCKSMRRLPDHVMSFMLAELGTSGSIDGKQRLVVKGLFSPRTFEGLLRRYVNEYVICNCCKSAQTILSRENRLCFLLCEKTGSRRTVAPIKAGFVAVVKREVSNSRKSR